A single window of Sphaerodactylus townsendi isolate TG3544 linkage group LG05, MPM_Stown_v2.3, whole genome shotgun sequence DNA harbors:
- the C2CD4C gene encoding C2 calcium-dependent domain-containing protein 4C, which yields MWLLEKIRGSVENGGSRANEAGDKQSKGPMYSNVLTPDKIPDFFIPPKLPTVPPEAEGAEAKAKPNLGTSASEQNLSGRKPQRSPRLPVKTVSESKNLLKAASRHIIQIESADEWMSEEDFSTNADPQSQTAMSLPYVPKAQTSYGFATLMESPHTRRKESLFHSEHTSLCGSQASSPSSQRKSGGSKANGEGAHLNPSDINMSLMNPYRYFSGGESDTCSSAESSPFGSPLLSRSVSLLKVFSQESQSKVIKLKHSVARNSSLSTDDSSADTSPSSQRRMRCATPPAGAATGGVQQQPAAPSDSQNRLHKEHTINLSKGGSMRLAAEYDPANARLRIRVITAEDLYDKHCDARSINCCVALYLNPGKLQKQRSTIIKNSRNPVFNEDFFFDGLGVRNVRKMSLKVKVVNKGSSLKRDTLMGEKELRLTSLLPFL from the coding sequence ATGTGGCTGTTGGAGAAGATCCGAGGCTCAGTGGAGAACGGAGGCTCTCGAGCGAACGAGGCCGGAGACAAGCAGTCCAAGGGCCCCATGTACAGCAATGTCCTGACCCCGGATAAGATCCCCGATTTCTTCATCCCCCCGAAGCTCCCCACAGTGCCCCCGGAGGCAGAGGGGGCGGAAGCGAAGGCCAAGCCCAACCTGGGCACCTCGGCCTCGGAGCAGAACCTCTCGGGGCGCAAACCCCAGCGCAGCCCCCGGCTGCCGGTGAAGACTGTTTCGGAGAGCAAGAACCTCCTCAAGGCCGCCAGTCGGCACATTATTCAGATCGAGAGCGCGGACGAATGGATGTCGGAGGAGGACTTCAGCACCAACGCGGACCCTCAGTCGCAGACGGCCATGTCGTTGCCCTACGTGCCGAAAGCCCAGACGTCATATGGCTTTGCGACGCTCATGGAGAGCCCTCACACGCGGCGCAAGGAGTCACTCTTTCACAGCGAGCACACCAGCTTGTGCGGCTCCCAGGCCTCCTCGCCCAGCTCCCAAAGGAAGTCTGGCGGGAGCAAAGCGAACGGGGAAGGCGCTCACCTTAACCCTTCAGATATTAACATGTCTCTTATGAACCCTTACCGCTACTTCAGTGGCGGGGAGAGCGATACCTGCTCATCCGCCGAATCGTCCCCCTTTGGTTCTCCGTTGCTTTCGAGGTCAGTGTCTCTCCTCAAGGTCTTCAGCCAAGAGAGCCAGTCGAAGGTCATCAAGCTCAAACATTCGGTTGCCCGGAACAGCTCCCTATCCACGGATGACAGCTCAGCCGACACCAGCCCCAGCTCACAGCGGCGCATGCGCTGTGCCACCCCGCCAGCTGGGGCTGCAACCGGGGGTGTGCAGCAGCAGCCGGCGGCCCCTTCCGATTCCCAAAACCGACTCCACAAAGAGCACACGATCAACTTGAGCAAAGGAGGAAGCATGCGCCTGGCAGCGGAGTACGACCCCGCCAACGCCCGCTTGCGGATACGCGTCATCACCGCCGAAGACCTTTACGACAAACACTGCGACGCGCGGAGCATTAACTGCTGCGTGGCCCTCTACCTGAACCCCGGCAAGCTGCAGAAGCAACGGAGCACCATCATCAAGAACAGCCGCAACCCCGTCTTCAACGAGGATTTTTTCTTCGACGGCCTGGGGGTCAGAAATGTCCGGAAAATGTCCCTCAAGGTCAAGGTGGTGAATAAAGGCAGCAGCCTCAAGAGGGACACCCTGATGGGCGAGAAAGAGCTCCGCCTCACCTCTTTGCTCCCCTTTTTATAA